The following proteins are co-located in the Microbacterium immunditiarum genome:
- the atpB gene encoding F0F1 ATP synthase subunit A — MLSTHIATLIAHTAAEDGGGFHGPSIDEFFPDALITFPGIILFGAPLTINRIHLIQFIATIALVLVFWLGTRRMKVVPGRFQSVVEMGLDFVRINIAHDLLGRKDGDRFLPLLTTIFFMILFMNITGIIPFLNIAGTAIIAVPLTLAVISYVTFIYAGIKKSPKNFFKNSLFPSGVPWPIYFIVTPIELISTFIVRPVTLTLRLLMNMMVGHLLLVLFFAATQFFLFDLGGWWSALAAGSLAFGLVFTLFEILVAVLQAYVFALLTAVYIQLAVAEEH; from the coding sequence GTGCTGTCTACTCACATTGCGACTCTCATCGCCCACACCGCCGCTGAGGACGGGGGCGGGTTCCACGGTCCCTCGATCGACGAGTTCTTCCCCGACGCGCTGATCACGTTCCCCGGCATCATCCTCTTCGGGGCGCCGCTGACGATCAACCGCATCCACCTCATCCAGTTCATCGCGACGATCGCGCTGGTGCTGGTGTTCTGGCTCGGAACCCGCCGCATGAAGGTCGTTCCGGGGCGCTTCCAGAGCGTCGTCGAGATGGGTCTGGACTTCGTGCGGATCAACATCGCGCACGACCTCCTCGGCCGCAAGGACGGGGACCGGTTCCTGCCTCTGCTGACGACGATCTTCTTCATGATCCTGTTCATGAACATCACGGGCATCATCCCGTTCCTGAACATCGCCGGAACGGCGATCATCGCGGTGCCGCTCACGCTCGCGGTCATCAGCTACGTGACGTTCATCTACGCCGGCATCAAGAAGAGCCCCAAGAACTTCTTCAAGAACTCGCTGTTCCCGTCGGGCGTGCCGTGGCCGATCTACTTCATCGTCACGCCGATCGAGCTCATCTCGACGTTCATCGTCCGGCCCGTGACGCTGACACTGCGACTCCTCATGAACATGATGGTCGGCCACCTGCTGCTCGTCCTGTTCTTCGCCGCGACGCAGTTCTTCCTGTTCGACCTCGGCGGCTGGTGGTCGGCGCTCGCCGCCGGCAGCCTCGCGTTCGGCCTCGTCTTCACACTGTTCGAAATCCTGGTGGCCGTCCTCCAGGCGTACGTCTTCGCTCTCCTCACCGCGGTCTACATCCAGCTCGCGGTCGCGGAAGAGCACTGA
- a CDS encoding MraY family glycosyltransferase, with protein sequence MKQYVFIVIFTAAVTLAMAWTVWRLSLKYKLYPGIRERDVHKTPTPRLGGVAMFIGVVAAFAVSSQHPYFAIFWERPEPVYAILVATFLIVVIGVADDLWDLDWMIKLGVQFLAAGIIAWFGKLQILSIPIGGLVIVSPWQSFILTVLSIVVVMNAVNFIDGLDGLVAGVCLIANGVFFAYSYMLVRDTGASTYFNLASFIAAVLIGACIGFLPLNWSPARLFMGDSGALMLGLLMACSAIAITGQLEPSLLNPDEFGRSQLLGAFIPILLPVVVVLLPLLDFGLAVVRRMSKGKSPFSPDRKHLHHRMLDMGHSDRDATLIFYAWTAIVGLAVLLMYIGTQDDWAGGYLFGVAFGVVGVAACLVITFLPSRRRVPAPRPVLEDAR encoded by the coding sequence GTGAAGCAGTACGTCTTCATCGTCATCTTCACCGCCGCCGTCACGCTGGCGATGGCGTGGACCGTGTGGCGGCTCAGCCTCAAGTACAAGCTCTACCCGGGCATCCGCGAGCGCGACGTGCACAAGACGCCGACGCCGCGGCTCGGGGGAGTCGCGATGTTCATCGGCGTCGTCGCGGCGTTCGCGGTGTCGTCGCAGCATCCGTACTTCGCGATCTTCTGGGAGCGCCCCGAGCCCGTCTACGCGATCCTCGTCGCGACGTTCCTCATCGTCGTGATCGGCGTCGCCGACGACCTGTGGGACCTCGACTGGATGATCAAGCTCGGCGTCCAGTTCCTCGCCGCGGGCATCATCGCGTGGTTCGGCAAGCTGCAGATCCTGTCGATCCCGATCGGCGGGCTCGTGATCGTGTCGCCGTGGCAGAGCTTCATCCTCACGGTGCTGTCGATCGTCGTGGTCATGAACGCGGTGAACTTCATCGACGGGCTCGATGGGCTCGTCGCCGGCGTGTGCCTCATCGCGAACGGCGTCTTCTTCGCGTACTCGTACATGCTCGTGCGCGACACCGGCGCGAGCACGTACTTCAACCTCGCGTCGTTCATCGCCGCCGTGCTCATCGGCGCGTGCATCGGGTTCCTGCCGCTGAACTGGAGCCCGGCGAGGCTGTTCATGGGAGATTCCGGCGCGCTCATGCTCGGCCTGCTCATGGCGTGCTCCGCGATCGCGATCACGGGGCAGCTCGAGCCGTCGCTGCTCAACCCCGACGAGTTCGGCCGCTCGCAGCTGCTCGGTGCGTTCATCCCGATCCTGCTGCCGGTCGTCGTCGTGCTGCTCCCGCTGCTCGACTTCGGGCTCGCCGTCGTGCGCCGCATGAGCAAGGGCAAGTCGCCGTTCTCACCGGACCGCAAGCACCTGCACCACCGCATGCTCGACATGGGCCACTCCGACCGCGATGCGACGCTCATCTTCTACGCGTGGACCGCGATCGTCGGACTCGCGGTGCTGCTCATGTACATCGGCACGCAGGACGACTGGGCGGGCGGCTACCTGTTCGGCGTCGCGTTCGGCGTCGTCGGCGTCGCGGCGTGCCTCGTGATCACCTTCCTTCCCTCGCGCCGCCGCGTGCCGGCGCCCCGACCCGTCCTGGAGGACGCCCGATGA
- the atpE gene encoding ATP synthase F0 subunit C: MDATTVLAEVQGSIATVGYGLAAIGPAIGVGIVVGKTIEGVARQPELAGRLQVLMWIGIAFTEALAFIGIATGFIFGF; encoded by the coding sequence GTGGACGCAACTACGGTTCTCGCCGAGGTTCAGGGTTCCATCGCGACCGTCGGCTACGGTCTCGCGGCGATCGGCCCGGCCATCGGCGTGGGCATCGTCGTCGGCAAGACGATCGAGGGCGTGGCACGCCAGCCCGAGCTCGCCGGCCGCCTGCAGGTGCTCATGTGGATCGGTATCGCCTTCACCGAGGCGCTGGCCTTCATCGGCATCGCGACCGGCTTCATCTTCGGATTCTGA
- the epsC gene encoding serine O-acetyltransferase EpsC encodes MGAWQRVREDLAAAKLRDPAARTSIEIALLYPGLHALWAHRVWHALWRRRIRFIARAGSQITRWLTGIEIHPGAQIGRRFFIDHGMGVVIGETAEIGDDVMLYHGVTLGGRTRDGGKRHPTLEDGVAVGAGAKVLGPITIGAGSVIGANAVVTRDAPPDSVLVGVPAKPRRRRAGEDTRAILTAPEYVI; translated from the coding sequence ATGGGTGCGTGGCAGCGGGTGCGCGAGGATCTCGCGGCGGCGAAGCTTCGCGACCCCGCCGCGCGCACATCGATCGAGATAGCGCTGCTCTACCCCGGCCTCCACGCCCTCTGGGCGCACCGCGTGTGGCACGCGCTGTGGCGGCGGCGCATCCGGTTCATCGCGCGGGCCGGCTCGCAGATCACGCGCTGGCTGACGGGCATCGAGATCCACCCGGGCGCGCAGATCGGCCGTCGGTTCTTCATCGATCACGGCATGGGCGTCGTGATCGGCGAGACCGCCGAGATCGGCGACGACGTCATGCTCTATCACGGCGTGACACTCGGCGGTCGTACGCGGGACGGCGGCAAGCGGCATCCGACCCTCGAAGACGGCGTCGCCGTCGGCGCCGGCGCAAAGGTGCTCGGTCCGATCACGATCGGCGCCGGATCGGTCATCGGCGCCAACGCGGTGGTGACCCGTGACGCACCGCCCGACAGCGTCCTCGTCGGAGTACCCGCCAAGCCGCGCCGGCGGCGCGCGGGCGAAGACACTCGAGCGATCCTGACGGCGCCCGAGTACGTGATCTGA
- the cysK gene encoding cysteine synthase A, translated as MPGIHSDITTAFGNTPLVRLNHVTEGVGAEVYAKLEYFNPASSVKDRLGIALVNAAEEAGALSKGGTIVEATSGNTGIALAMVGAARGYKVILTMPASMSKERRLLLKALGAELVLTDPTKGMSESIRVANEIVDETPGAILAKQFENEANPAIHRKTTAEEIWRDTDGDVDIFVAGIGTGGTITGVGQVLKERKPDVRIVAVEPKDSPMLTEGHPGPHKIQGIGPNFVPPILDRSVIDEVVDVEFEPSLAVARDLAVKEGLLVGMSSGAAVWAALEIAKRPENAGKKIVVIVPDTGERYLTTALFEDLRED; from the coding sequence ATGCCCGGCATCCACTCCGACATCACCACGGCGTTCGGCAACACCCCCCTCGTCCGCCTCAACCACGTCACCGAGGGCGTCGGCGCCGAGGTGTACGCGAAGCTCGAGTACTTCAACCCCGCCTCCAGCGTCAAGGACCGCCTCGGGATCGCGCTCGTGAACGCAGCCGAGGAGGCGGGCGCCCTCAGCAAGGGCGGCACGATCGTCGAGGCGACCAGCGGCAACACCGGCATCGCGCTCGCGATGGTCGGGGCCGCGCGCGGCTACAAGGTCATCCTCACGATGCCCGCCTCGATGTCGAAGGAGCGTCGTCTCCTGCTCAAGGCGCTCGGAGCGGAGCTCGTGCTCACCGACCCGACGAAGGGCATGTCCGAGTCCATCCGCGTCGCGAACGAGATCGTCGATGAGACGCCCGGCGCGATCCTCGCGAAGCAGTTCGAGAACGAGGCCAACCCCGCGATCCACCGCAAGACCACCGCCGAGGAGATCTGGCGCGACACCGACGGCGACGTCGACATCTTCGTGGCCGGCATCGGCACGGGCGGCACGATCACGGGCGTCGGCCAGGTGCTCAAGGAGCGCAAGCCCGACGTCAGGATCGTCGCGGTCGAGCCGAAGGACTCCCCCATGCTCACCGAGGGCCACCCCGGCCCCCACAAGATCCAGGGCATCGGACCCAACTTCGTGCCGCCGATCCTCGACCGCAGCGTCATCGATGAGGTCGTCGACGTCGAGTTCGAGCCGTCCCTCGCGGTGGCGCGCGACCTCGCGGTCAAGGAGGGCCTCCTCGTCGGCATGTCCAGCGGCGCGGCCGTGTGGGCCGCCCTCGAGATCGCGAAGCGGCCGGAGAACGCCGGTAAGAAGATCGTCGTGATCGTCCCCGACACCGGGGAGCGCTACCTCACCACGGCGCTGTTCGAAGACCTGCGCGAGGACTGA
- a CDS encoding F0F1 ATP synthase subunit B: MLNALVAYAAEEGATEHNPLIPAWYDIIWSLVCFVVILFLFWKVALPRMKKLLDERSAAIEGNIAKADEAQRRAEAALEEYTAQLAEARKEAGEIRDAAREDGRKIVAEAKENASAEAARLTASAHAQIEAERQTALVSLRSDVGSLALDLAGGVIGETLSDDAKAKAVVDRFLAELEASESAAAAQGQRA; this comes from the coding sequence ATGCTGAACGCTCTTGTCGCGTACGCCGCGGAAGAGGGTGCCACCGAGCACAACCCTCTGATCCCCGCGTGGTACGACATCATCTGGTCGCTGGTGTGCTTCGTCGTCATCCTCTTCCTCTTCTGGAAGGTCGCCCTTCCGCGGATGAAGAAGCTGCTCGACGAGCGCAGCGCCGCGATCGAGGGCAACATCGCGAAGGCCGACGAGGCCCAGCGCCGTGCCGAGGCCGCGCTCGAGGAGTACACCGCGCAGCTGGCCGAGGCCCGCAAGGAAGCCGGCGAGATCCGCGACGCCGCCCGTGAGGACGGCCGCAAGATCGTCGCCGAGGCGAAGGAGAACGCGTCCGCAGAGGCGGCGCGTCTGACGGCGTCGGCTCACGCGCAGATCGAGGCGGAGCGCCAGACCGCGCTCGTGTCACTGCGCAGCGACGTCGGTTCGCTCGCGCTCGACCTCGCCGGCGGCGTGATCGGCGAGACGCTGTCCGACGACGCGAAGGCCAAGGCGGTCGTCGACCGCTTCCTCGCCGAGCTCGAGGCGTCCGAGTCCGCCGCGGCGGCGCAGGGACAGAGGGCGTAA
- a CDS encoding F0F1 ATP synthase subunit delta, with translation MGSATTQALAATTAALDAVSGVDLDVARELFAAARAVGDTPQLSGALADSAAEPAARTKVVQDVFGSRLSPATVSVLKAAVEQRWSSASDLVDGIDELAIRSAAKSDPGADVEGELFRFSRTVAENAELELALGSRLGDAEAKGALVERLLGGRASAAATLIASSVIQRPRERRVRQVLTRAMKIVADERDRTVATVYAAAPLGAAQADRLAAALSRRYGKKVSVNTVVDPSVVGGLRVEIADDVIDASVSSRLADLRQRLAG, from the coding sequence ATGGGCAGCGCGACCACTCAGGCCCTCGCGGCGACGACCGCGGCGCTCGACGCCGTGTCGGGTGTCGACCTCGACGTGGCCCGCGAGCTCTTCGCCGCGGCGCGCGCCGTGGGCGACACGCCGCAGCTGAGCGGCGCGCTCGCCGACTCCGCCGCCGAACCCGCCGCGCGCACGAAGGTCGTCCAGGACGTCTTCGGCTCGCGCCTCTCGCCCGCGACGGTCTCGGTGCTGAAGGCCGCGGTCGAGCAGCGCTGGTCGTCGGCGAGCGACCTCGTCGACGGCATCGATGAGCTCGCGATCCGCTCGGCGGCGAAGTCCGACCCCGGCGCCGACGTCGAGGGCGAGTTGTTCCGCTTCTCGCGCACGGTCGCCGAGAACGCGGAGCTCGAGCTGGCGCTCGGCAGCCGTCTCGGCGACGCCGAGGCCAAGGGCGCGCTCGTGGAGCGGCTGCTCGGAGGGCGCGCGAGCGCGGCTGCGACGCTCATCGCGTCATCCGTCATCCAGCGCCCGCGCGAGCGCCGCGTGCGCCAGGTGCTCACCCGCGCGATGAAGATCGTGGCCGACGAGCGCGACCGCACCGTCGCGACCGTCTACGCGGCAGCACCCCTCGGCGCCGCCCAGGCCGACCGGCTCGCCGCCGCGCTGTCGAGGCGCTACGGAAAGAAGGTGTCGGTCAACACCGTCGTCGACCCGTCGGTCGTCGGCGGGCTGCGCGTGGAGATCGCGGACGACGTGATCGACGCGAGCGTGTCGTCCCGCCTCGCCGACCTGCGCCAGAGGCTGGCCGGTTAG
- the prmC gene encoding peptide chain release factor N(5)-glutamine methyltransferase, with amino-acid sequence MPQEPVADLPLAAVLRDAVEVLSRAGVPDPDVDAVLLAAHVLGVGRGETDAARVRGDSVRREQADAVAELVRRRATREPLQHLTGVAPFRHLELRVGPGVFVPRPETEVVAQLAIDALRAVASAEPVAVDLGTGSGAIALALATEVPHARVYAAENSVDAFVWAKENFALIGAKNARLAFIDLEHAFPELDATVSVLVSNPPYVPDDAIPRDPEVRFFDPPAALYGGADGLDVVRVLSGVGMRLLHPGGSLVIEHGEWQGEQIRELLAAAGWRATATHQDLTMRDRATTAVRP; translated from the coding sequence ATGCCCCAGGAACCAGTTGCCGACCTCCCGCTCGCGGCCGTGCTGCGCGACGCCGTCGAGGTTCTTTCGCGCGCCGGCGTTCCCGACCCCGACGTCGACGCGGTGCTGCTCGCCGCGCACGTCCTCGGCGTCGGGCGGGGCGAGACCGACGCGGCCCGCGTCCGCGGCGACTCGGTGAGACGGGAGCAGGCGGATGCCGTGGCCGAGCTCGTCCGTCGCCGGGCGACGCGGGAGCCGCTCCAGCACCTCACGGGCGTCGCGCCGTTCCGTCACCTCGAGCTGCGGGTCGGTCCCGGAGTCTTCGTCCCCCGGCCCGAGACGGAGGTCGTCGCGCAGCTCGCGATCGACGCGCTGCGGGCCGTGGCATCCGCCGAGCCCGTCGCGGTCGATCTCGGAACCGGAAGCGGCGCCATCGCCCTCGCGCTCGCGACCGAGGTTCCGCACGCGCGCGTGTACGCGGCCGAGAACTCGGTCGACGCGTTCGTGTGGGCGAAGGAGAACTTCGCCCTCATCGGCGCCAAGAACGCGCGGCTCGCGTTCATCGACCTCGAGCATGCGTTCCCCGAGCTGGACGCCACGGTGTCGGTGCTCGTGTCCAACCCGCCGTACGTGCCCGACGACGCGATCCCGCGCGACCCCGAGGTGCGCTTCTTCGACCCGCCGGCGGCCCTGTACGGGGGAGCGGACGGGCTCGACGTCGTGCGCGTGCTGAGCGGGGTGGGCATGCGGCTGCTGCATCCGGGCGGTTCCCTCGTGATCGAGCACGGCGAGTGGCAGGGCGAGCAGATCCGCGAGCTCCTCGCGGCGGCGGGCTGGCGCGCGACCGCGACGCACCAGGACCTCACGATGCGCGACCGTGCGACGACCGCGGTCCGCCCGTGA
- the rho gene encoding transcription termination factor Rho, whose translation MESISEIHAADASTEERTDAPEVAAEAADTAAAEAAAETTEAESPAAEPAAEAVADASAEAAADAAPAEAEAAPAAEEAAPAEAPADAASVEAEPAEAEAPAAPAKAPRKRAPRRAKSTDAKTEAPAGDAKAEPAEVGQQAPAETPVEAPAEAQATDAETPAEAEAETPAESAEAPAEEQAAEASGEQQAESQGDETPSRSRSRSRSRSRSRGGQNGQAGGQQGGQPEEKKTPAESDDDDKTQGGRNRQRNKRRGQSGADEFETEIGEDDVLIPIAGILDVLDNYAFVRTTGYLPGQSDVYVSLGQVKKYNLRKGDAVVGAIKQPREGEQSSRQKYNALVKVDAVNGLSVDDAADRVEFSKLTPLYPQERLRLETAPEKLTQRIIDLVAPIGKGQRGLIVAPPKAGKTIVLQQIANAIAINNPEVHLMVVLVDERPEEVTDMQRTVKGEVIASTFDRPAEDHTTVAELAIERAKRLVELGRDVVVLLDSITRLSRAYNITAPTSGRVLTGGVDASALYPPKRFFGAARNIENGGSLTILATALVETGSKMDEVIFEEFKGTGNSELRLSRQLADKRIFPAVDINASSTRREEMLLSPDEVKITWKLRRALAGLDPQQALEVVLGKLKETQSNVEFLVQMQKSIPTPARDGHGGGHSHAHDNSIR comes from the coding sequence GTGGAGTCCATCTCCGAGATCCACGCCGCCGACGCTTCGACCGAGGAGCGCACAGACGCGCCTGAGGTCGCCGCGGAGGCGGCTGACACCGCGGCCGCAGAGGCCGCCGCCGAGACCACAGAGGCGGAATCGCCCGCAGCCGAGCCGGCTGCCGAGGCTGTGGCGGATGCCTCGGCCGAGGCGGCCGCCGACGCCGCGCCCGCCGAGGCAGAGGCTGCTCCGGCCGCCGAGGAGGCCGCGCCCGCCGAGGCCCCGGCCGACGCTGCCTCCGTTGAGGCCGAGCCCGCCGAGGCCGAGGCGCCCGCCGCGCCCGCGAAGGCGCCCCGCAAGCGCGCTCCGCGCCGCGCGAAGAGCACCGACGCGAAGACGGAGGCGCCCGCTGGCGATGCGAAGGCCGAGCCCGCCGAGGTCGGCCAGCAGGCGCCCGCCGAGACCCCGGTCGAGGCTCCCGCCGAAGCGCAGGCGACCGACGCCGAGACCCCTGCCGAGGCGGAGGCCGAGACACCCGCCGAGAGTGCCGAGGCGCCCGCCGAAGAGCAGGCGGCAGAGGCATCCGGTGAGCAGCAGGCCGAAAGCCAGGGCGACGAGACCCCGTCGCGCAGCCGCAGCCGTAGCCGCAGCCGCAGCCGCAGCCGCGGCGGCCAGAACGGCCAGGCAGGCGGACAGCAGGGCGGGCAGCCGGAAGAGAAGAAGACCCCGGCCGAGTCCGACGACGACGACAAGACCCAGGGCGGCCGTAACCGTCAGCGCAACAAGCGCCGCGGTCAGAGCGGTGCCGACGAGTTCGAGACCGAGATCGGCGAGGACGATGTCCTGATCCCGATCGCGGGCATCCTCGACGTGCTCGACAACTACGCCTTCGTCCGCACGACCGGCTATCTCCCCGGCCAGAGCGACGTCTACGTGTCGCTCGGCCAGGTCAAGAAGTACAACCTCCGCAAGGGCGATGCCGTGGTCGGCGCCATCAAGCAGCCTCGCGAGGGCGAGCAGTCGAGCCGCCAGAAGTACAACGCGCTCGTCAAGGTCGACGCGGTCAACGGCCTGTCGGTCGACGACGCCGCCGACCGCGTCGAGTTCTCGAAGCTGACGCCGCTGTACCCGCAGGAGCGCCTGCGCCTCGAGACCGCGCCCGAGAAGCTGACGCAGCGCATCATCGACCTCGTCGCGCCGATCGGCAAGGGCCAGCGCGGCCTCATCGTCGCGCCCCCGAAGGCCGGCAAGACGATCGTGCTGCAGCAGATCGCGAACGCGATCGCGATCAACAACCCTGAGGTGCACCTCATGGTCGTGCTCGTCGACGAGCGCCCCGAAGAGGTCACCGACATGCAGCGCACGGTGAAGGGCGAGGTCATCGCCTCGACGTTCGACCGTCCCGCCGAGGACCACACGACGGTCGCCGAGCTCGCGATCGAGCGCGCCAAGCGCCTCGTCGAACTGGGCCGCGACGTCGTCGTGCTGCTCGACTCGATCACGCGCCTCAGCCGTGCCTACAACATCACGGCTCCGACGTCGGGCCGCGTCCTGACCGGCGGTGTCGACGCGTCGGCGCTCTACCCGCCGAAGCGCTTCTTCGGCGCCGCGCGCAACATCGAGAACGGCGGATCGCTCACGATCCTCGCGACGGCTCTCGTGGAGACCGGCTCCAAGATGGACGAGGTCATCTTCGAGGAGTTCAAGGGCACCGGCAACAGCGAGCTGCGCCTGTCGCGCCAGCTCGCCGACAAGCGGATCTTCCCCGCGGTCGACATCAACGCGTCCTCGACGCGTCGCGAGGAGATGCTCCTGTCGCCCGACGAGGTCAAGATCACGTGGAAGCTTCGCCGCGCGCTGGCCGGGCTCGACCCGCAGCAGGCGCTCGAGGTCGTGCTCGGCAAGCTCAAGGAGACTCAGTCGAACGTCGAGTTCCTCGTGCAGATGCAGAAGTCGATTCCGACGCCGGCCCGTGACGGCCACGGCGGCGGGCACAGCCACGCGCACGACAACAGCATCCGCTGA
- a CDS encoding L-threonylcarbamoyladenylate synthase: protein MSSPLYDCRDDAQLLAGMRHARQAISHGELIVMPTDTVYGVAADAFNATAVQRLLEAKGRGRQSPPPVLVPGIRTLRALAAEVPEPVERLVDAFWPGGLTIVLRSQPSLSWDLGDTHGTVAVRMPANRIALELLEETGPLAVSSANRTGMAAAISADDAERMLGDSVAAYLDDGASTTGIASTIIDATTLVGEGEPLVRVLREGAITRDDLRAVLGDLLEDDSTDSGADVPPTGQPIGGTE from the coding sequence ATGTCCTCCCCCCTCTACGACTGCCGCGATGACGCGCAGCTGCTCGCCGGGATGCGCCACGCGCGTCAGGCGATCAGCCACGGCGAGCTCATCGTGATGCCCACCGACACGGTGTACGGCGTCGCCGCCGACGCCTTCAACGCGACCGCCGTGCAGCGCCTGCTCGAGGCGAAGGGCCGCGGCCGCCAGTCGCCGCCGCCCGTGCTCGTGCCCGGCATCCGCACGCTGCGGGCGCTCGCGGCCGAGGTCCCCGAGCCGGTCGAGCGTCTCGTCGACGCGTTCTGGCCGGGCGGGCTGACGATCGTGCTGCGCTCGCAGCCGTCCCTCTCGTGGGACCTGGGCGACACGCACGGAACGGTCGCGGTGCGCATGCCGGCGAACCGCATCGCGCTCGAGCTCCTCGAAGAGACCGGTCCGCTCGCGGTGTCGAGCGCCAACCGCACGGGCATGGCCGCTGCGATCTCGGCGGACGATGCGGAGCGGATGCTGGGCGACAGCGTCGCCGCGTACCTCGACGACGGCGCGTCGACGACCGGCATCGCGTCGACCATCATCGACGCGACGACCCTCGTCGGCGAGGGCGAGCCTCTCGTGCGCGTCCTGCGCGAGGGCGCGATCACCCGCGACGACCTCCGCGCGGTGCTCGGCGACCTGCTCGAGGACGATTCGACCGATTCGGGGGCCGACGTCCCGCCCACCGGACAGCCCATCGGCGGCACCGAGTGA
- a CDS encoding phage holin family protein: MLAFLIRAVIFVVSAALGLIVADLILPGFTLHWNDWWGIVLAVVIFAVLQSVLAPWLLTVARRHANAFIGGIGLLSTFVALLIAVLIPAAGIGIDGPVAWIVGTLVVWLVTALASWLLPPLFLKKQVQQRRE, from the coding sequence GTGCTCGCCTTTCTCATCCGCGCAGTGATCTTCGTCGTCTCGGCTGCCCTCGGTCTCATCGTGGCCGACCTGATCCTGCCCGGCTTCACGCTGCACTGGAACGACTGGTGGGGCATCGTGCTCGCCGTCGTGATCTTCGCGGTGCTCCAGAGCGTGCTCGCACCGTGGCTGCTCACGGTCGCGCGCCGCCACGCGAACGCGTTCATCGGCGGTATCGGACTGCTGTCGACCTTCGTGGCGCTCCTCATCGCGGTGCTGATCCCGGCCGCCGGAATAGGCATCGACGGTCCGGTGGCGTGGATCGTCGGAACGCTCGTCGTATGGCTCGTGACGGCGCTGGCGTCGTGGCTGCTGCCGCCCCTGTTCCTCAAGAAGCAGGTGCAGCAGCGCCGGGAGTGA
- the prfA gene encoding peptide chain release factor 1, translating to MFDSVKSLIEEHKAVQAELSDPAVHADAARAKRVNRRYAELSRIVAAYETWVAASGDLEAARELAKEDTAFAAEIPHLEEQLADAQERLRRLLIPRDPDDARDVIMEIKQGEGGAESALFAADLLRMYLQYAASRGWKTELLERNESDLGGYKDVQIAIKASSSDPAQGVWAHLKYEGGVHRVQRVPATESQGRIHTSTTGVLVFPEVDEPEEIHIDPNDLKIDVFRSSGPGGQSVNTTDSAVRITHLPTGIVVSMQNEKSQLQNREAALRVLRARLLAKQQEEREAAASDARRSQVRSMDRSERIRTYNFPENRIADHRTGYKAYNLDQVMNGALDPIIESAIRADEEARLAALSSEA from the coding sequence GTGTTCGATTCGGTGAAGAGCCTGATCGAAGAGCACAAGGCCGTCCAGGCCGAGCTGTCCGATCCGGCGGTACACGCCGATGCCGCGCGCGCGAAGCGTGTCAATCGGCGGTACGCCGAGCTGTCGAGGATCGTCGCCGCGTACGAGACCTGGGTCGCGGCATCCGGTGACCTCGAAGCCGCGCGGGAACTCGCGAAAGAGGACACCGCGTTCGCGGCCGAGATCCCGCACCTCGAAGAGCAGCTCGCCGACGCGCAGGAGCGCCTGCGGCGACTGCTCATCCCGCGCGACCCCGACGACGCGCGCGACGTGATCATGGAGATCAAGCAGGGCGAGGGCGGGGCCGAGTCGGCCCTGTTCGCCGCCGACCTGCTGCGCATGTACCTGCAGTACGCCGCGTCCAGGGGCTGGAAGACCGAGCTGCTCGAGCGGAACGAGTCCGATCTGGGCGGCTACAAGGACGTGCAGATCGCCATCAAGGCAAGCTCGTCCGACCCGGCGCAGGGCGTGTGGGCGCACCTGAAGTACGAGGGCGGCGTGCACCGCGTGCAGCGCGTGCCGGCGACCGAGTCGCAGGGGCGCATCCATACGTCGACGACGGGCGTGCTGGTGTTCCCCGAGGTGGACGAGCCCGAAGAGATCCACATCGACCCGAACGACCTGAAGATCGACGTCTTCCGCTCGTCGGGGCCCGGCGGTCAGTCCGTCAACACGACCGACTCCGCCGTGCGCATCACGCACCTGCCGACGGGGATCGTCGTGTCGATGCAGAACGAGAAGTCGCAGCTGCAGAACCGCGAGGCGGCCCTGCGCGTGCTGCGCGCCCGGCTGCTCGCGAAGCAGCAGGAGGAGCGTGAGGCCGCGGCATCCGATGCCCGTCGCTCTCAGGTGCGGAGCATGGACCGCTCCGAGCGCATCCGCACATACAACTTCCCCGAGAACCGCATCGCCGACCACCGCACCGGCTACAAGGCGTACAACCTCGATCAGGTGATGAACGGGGCGCTCGACCCGATCATCGAATCGGCGATCCGCGCCGACGAGGAGGCGCGTCTGGCGGCCCTCAGCTCGGAGGCCTGA